In one Conger conger chromosome 5, fConCon1.1, whole genome shotgun sequence genomic region, the following are encoded:
- the enah gene encoding protein enabled homolog isoform X5 has translation MMRIMGPLVMLPGGRLVAAETVVRQLQELQRQKEQERERSERERQDRERQERERQEQERLEREMLERERQERERLERERQERENAERERQERLERERQEQEDLERERQEREREQAERELAERERQEREQQEQLDREQMDWERGRRISNAAFESTLYNPPPPEYSKSSSSPISPSTPNFVPAAPSPSTPPTPPLRHSASRFATSLGSAFHPVLPHYATIPRPLNKHPPAPPPAPAPPPAPPSKSIVWSATTFSPLPPSPPVMISSPPGKAAGPRPVIAIPAPSPLSQKPPSPSPCAPNGPPESPLPPVLSPAPTPPPPPPPPPLPPFSMSFPAGPLMSPPSSLPGVFPSPFTAPPACAEPSLDSSSYSSSSAPGSTAPPAQPDAPQGPPAPPPPPPLPPGSTVTPTTAGPPPPPPPPPLPPSLTPTGPPPPPCPPPPPPPPGQAPPATPPPPPAPPLPAGLLSPSPGPEDNRPLAGLAAALAGAKLRKVSRSDEAPAAAAGGAATPTAAKGNGPLPGGGGLMEEMSALLARRRRIAEKGSSPEPEQKDKPEEAECTTPKVSACNTPDMPRKPWERTNTMNGSKSPVIGRRDTPWRTQMVSDPLSRPKSTPTPTGSLSANGVAAEGLDYDRLKQDILDEMRKELTKLKEELIDAIREELGKSNTA, from the exons atgatGAGGATTATGGGCCCGCTCGTGATGCTCCCCGGGGGCAGACTGGTTGCCGCAGAAACCGTTGTGCG GCAGCTGCAGGAGCTCCAGCGTCAGAAGGAGCAGGAGCGGGAGCGCTCGGAACGGGAGCGTCAGGACCGCGAGCGTCAGGAGCGGGAGCGCCAGGAGCAGGAACGCCTGGAGCGCGAGATGCTGGAGCGGGAGCGTCAGGAGCGGGAGCGCTTGGAGCGCGAGCGTCAGGAGCGCGAGAACGCCGAGCGGGAACGCCAGGAGCGGCTGGAGCGGGAGCGTCAGGAGCAGGAGGACCTGGAGCGGGAGAGgcaggagcgggagcgggagcagGCGGAGCGGGAGCTGGCCGAGCGGGAGCGTCAGGAGagggagcagcaggagcagctggaCCGCGAGCAGATGGACTGGGAGCGAGGGAGGCGCATCTCCAACGCCG CGTTTGAAAGCACCCTGTACAACCCCCCTCCTCCGGAGTACTCGAAGAGCTCCTCCTCCCCCATATCGCCGTCCACCCCCAACTTCGTTCCCGCCGCCCCCTCCCCATCCacgccccccaccccgcccctgcGCCACTCGGCGTCCCGATTCGCCACCTCCCTGGGCTCCGCCTTCCACCCGGTCCTCCCCCACTACGCCACCATCCCCCGGCCCCTGAACAAGCACccgccggcccctcccccggccccggcgccgccccccgccccgccctccaAGTCCATCGTCTGGTCGGCGACCACCTTCAGCCCCCTGCCGCCCTCCCCGCCCGTCATGATCAGCAGCCCCCCCGGGAAGGCCGCGGGGCCCCGCCCCGTCATCGCCATCCCCGCCCCCAGCCCGCTGTCCCAGAAGCCCCCTTCCCCGTCGCCCTGCGCCCCCAACGGGCCCCCGGAGTCCCCGCTGCCCCCCGTCCTGTCCCCGGCCCCGACCCCTCCCCCgccgccgcccccgccccccctgccccccttctcCATGTCGTTCCCCGCGGGCCCCCTCatgtcccccccctcctccctgcccGGGGTGTTCCCCTCTCCCTTCACAGCTCCCCCTGCCTGCGCTGAGCCCTCTCTAGActcctcctcctactcctcctCTTCTGCTCCAGGGTCCACCGCTCCTCCCGCCCAGCCGG ATGCACCGCAGGGACCTCCGgcaccgccccccccacccccactcccccccggCTCCACTGTGACCCCCACCACCGCCGGGCCaccgcctccccctcccccgccccctctgcctccctccctcacccccacgggcccacctccccctccctgcccaccccctccacctcctcccccgGGCCAGGCTCCTCCCGccaccccgccccctccgccagccccgcccctgcccGCCGGGCTTCTGTCGCCGTCTCCGGGCCCCGAGGACAACCGCCCCCTCGCTGGCTTGGCCGCCGCCCTAGCTGGAGCCAAACTACGGAAAGTGTCAAGG AGCGATGAGGCGCCGGCCGCGGCTGCTGGAGGGGCCGCCACCCCCACCGCCGCCAAGGGAAACGGCCCTCTCCCCGGGGGCGGGGGTCTGATGGAGGAGATGAGCGCCCTGCTGGCCAGGAG GAGAAGAATTGCAGAGAAGGGATCGTCCCCGGAACCAGAACAGAAGGACAAGCCA GAAGAGGCGGAGTGCACAACCCCTAAAGTCTCTGCATGTAATACACCAG ACATGCCCAGGAAGCCATGGGAGCGGACGAACACGATGAACGGTAGCAAATCCCCAGTGATCGGAAG ACGGGACACCCCTTGGAGAACTCAGATGGTTTCTGATCCATTGAGCAG ACCGAAGTCCACGCCCACACCGACCGGATCCCTAAGTGCCAACGGGGTGGCAGCGGAAGGTCTCGACTACGACCGGTTGAAACAG GATATTTTAGATGAAATGCGGAAGGAGCTTACAAAGCTAAAAGAAGAGCTAATCGATG CAATCAGGGAGGAACTGGGCAAGTCCAACACCGCGTAG